GCGGCAAGCGCCCCGAGGGGCTTTTCATTCACCGGGAACGCCGACATGAAAGCCAACGCCGGACTGGCGATCTTCCACCGACTGCTGTCGGCGCTGAACCTGCTGGGCGCCGTGTGGGTGGTGCTGATCATGCTGCTGATCACCGCCGACGTGATCGGGCGCGCCTTCTTCGACTCGCCGCTGTTCGGCGTGCCCGAGATCGTGAAGATCTCGGTGGTGGGCCTGGTCTGGTGCATGATGCCGCACACGCTGAAGATCGGCGCCCACCTGCGCTCCACGATCCTGCTCGACCGCATGCCGGCCGGCGCGCAGCGCGCGGTCGAGGTGCTGAGCTGCCTGCTCGGCGTGGCGATCTTCGCGCTGATCGTGTACTCCGGGTGGGACCAGATGATCGAGGCCTGGAAGGTCGGCGAGTTCGAGGGCGAGGACCCGGTCCGCGTGCCCACCTACCCGATCCGCAGCCTGGTGGTGCTCGGCGCGGCGCTGACTGCGCTGCAGTTCCTGGTCATGCTCGCCGGGCACCTGCGCGGCAAGCCCTTCGGACAGCCCGGGGAGAAGGCCTGATGGACCCGATCACCATCGCGCTGCTCACCGTCGCCGGCGTGTTCCTGCTGGTGCTGATCGGCGTGCACATCGGCGTGTCGCTGGCGCTGCTCAGCGTGATCGGCATCTGGGCGATCACCGGCAAGCCGAACGTGGCGATCAGCCTGCTCAACACGACCGCCTACCAGGCGGTGATGGACTACGTGTTCGCAGTGATCCCGCTGTTCGTGCTGATGGGCATCCTCGCGAATCTCTCCGGCGCCACCCGCGACCTGTTCAGCTCGGCGCACGTGATCTTCGGCCGCCTGCGCGGCGGCCTGGGCGTGGCCACCGTGATCGCCAACG
This genomic window from Zeimonas sediminis contains:
- a CDS encoding TRAP transporter small permease subunit; this encodes MKANAGLAIFHRLLSALNLLGAVWVVLIMLLITADVIGRAFFDSPLFGVPEIVKISVVGLVWCMMPHTLKIGAHLRSTILLDRMPAGAQRAVEVLSCLLGVAIFALIVYSGWDQMIEAWKVGEFEGEDPVRVPTYPIRSLVVLGAALTALQFLVMLAGHLRGKPFGQPGEKA